The following are from one region of the Channa argus isolate prfri chromosome 6, Channa argus male v1.0, whole genome shotgun sequence genome:
- the ano7 gene encoding anoctamin-7 — MRRGERSEDGATLIAMEAKPETNYGSITMDAPVQPQDRNVFSDGSTRVDFVLVWEEPYSSEKEEVTGVNPTHLKWREEFLNRLTQSGLLQEQKEILQKKKKICFVLLSAPWSVLCFYAEEISLRVPLQVVTAPIVNWSEQILSQLSLPNLLSQDVPNPPPDYYTCQFRTNKLQRFLGNDNKDTFFKVTQRHQVLYEILARTPYGSVKDGEVGIDRLLSDEVFTAAYPLHEGGFQSPTPPVPPHALSLRQILYMYWAKWSCWRRYQPLDHIREYFGEKIALYFAWLGFYTAWLLPASVVGTLIFLFGFWLMDTDVPAKELCDSGNSFIMCPICNICSYWNYSSICVTYKAGLLFDNGATVFLSVFMSLWAVTFLEYWKRSSSALSHRWDCSEFQDIEERPRPEFTAMAPMTMRNPVTGAEEPYFPENKRFRRTLTGCMVIIIMIAVVLMFLICIILYRTILSIIIYRSEHSFLTFSAGRIASFSGSVLNLLVILMLSKLYTTLAHILTRWEMHRTQTKYEDMFILKVFIFQFVNFYSSPVYIAFFKGRFVGYPGNYYTLFGVHNEDCGAGGCLIELAQEMLVIMVGKQLINNIQEFIVPKLRSWWQKRKMSPRLKEVKEEDVEKSQKEDQQEEDVSPWEADYQLLVCEGLFSEYLEMVIQFGFITIFVAACPLAPLFALINNWVEMRLDAQKFVTEYRRPVVERAQDIGIWFPILQFITHMAVLSNAFLIAFTSSFVPRLYYRYTRDDTLSGYINFTLATSPRNYSQQHQNTSCRYRGFRDENGKYLPEFFHLLAIQLSFVVIFEHVVFFVGGLIDMMVPDIPEEVETKIKREHYMAKEALADNQSLGISIIPGGKDNDVRRRGTRPSPPPQSNSPPPNLMEIPEETYASCS, encoded by the exons ATGAGGAGAGGGGAGCGGAGTGAGGACGGTGCCACACTCATCGCCATGGAAGCTAAGCCAGAGACTAACTACGGCAGcatcaccatg GATGCACCTGTTCAGCCACAAGACAGGAACGTGTTCAGTGACGGATCAACTCGAGTTG ATTTTGTGTTGGTATGGGAGGAGCCTTACAGTTCAGAGAAGGAGGAAGTTACAGGTGTGAACCCCACGCACCTGAAGTGGAGGGAGGAGTTTCTGAACAGACTGACACAGTCCGGACTGCTGCAGGAACAG AAGGAAATTcttcagaaaaagaagaagatctgTTTTGTCCTTCTCAGTGCTCCATGGAGCGTCCTCTGTTTTTACGCTGAGGAGATCAGTCTCAGAGTCCCTCTGCAG GTGGTGACCGCTCCAATCGTTAACTGGTCTGAGCAGATCCTGTCCCAGCTTTCCCTTCCTAATCTTCTATCCCAGGATGTCCCCAACCCCCCACCTGACTACTACACCTGTCAGTTCAGGACCAACAAGCTCCAGAG gttTCTGGGCAACGACAATAAAGACACGTTCTTCAAGGTGACGCAGAGACACCAGGTG CTGTATGAAATTCTGGCCAGGACTCCGTATGGTTCTGTGAAGGACGGGGAGGTGGGAATCGACCGCCTGCTGAGTGACGAGGTCTTCACTGCCGCCTACCCACTGCACGAA GGTGGTTTTCAGTCACCAACCCCCCCTGTGCCCCCTCATGCCTTAAGTCTGAGACAAATCCTGTATATGTACTGGGCAAAGTGGTCCTGTTGGAGGCGCTACCAGCCTCTGGACCACATCCGGGAGTACTTTGGAGAGAAGATAGCACTTTACTTTGCCTGGCTCG GTTTCTACACTGCCTGGTTATTGCCGGCATCTGTTGTGGGGACTTTGATCTTTCTGTTTGGGTTTTGGCTGATGGACACTGATGTTCCAGC gaAGGAGCTTTGTGACAGTGGAAACAGCTTCATCATGTGTCCCATCTGTAACATCTGCTCCTATTGGAACTACTCAAGCATCTGTGTCACCTACAAG GCAGGTCTCCTGTTTGATAATGGagcaacagtgtttctcagTGTCTTCATGTCTCTGTGGGCCGTCACCTTCCTGGAGTACTGGAAGAGAAGCAGTTCAGCTCTTTCTCACCGCTGGGACTGCTCAGAATTTCAGGACATTGAG GAGCGTCCTCGTCCAGAGTTCACAGCCATGGCACCAATGACCATGAGGAACCCAGTGACAGGAGCAGAGGAGCCTTACTTTCCTGAAAACAAGCGGTTCAGGAGAACTTTGACTGGCTGTATGGTCATCATAATCATG ATTGCCGTAGTGTTGATGTTCCTCATCTGCATCATTCTATATCGCACCATCCTCAGCATCATCATCTACAGGTCTGAGCACAGCTTCCTAACCTTCTCT GCTGGGAGGATAGCCAGTTTTTCTGGATCAGTGTTGAATCTGTTGGTCATCCTCATGTTGTCCAAACTTTACACAACACTGGCTCACATCCTCACCCGCTGGG agATGCATCGCACTCAGACTAAATATGAAGACATGTTCATCCTCAAAGTTTTCATCTTCCAGTTTGTCAACTTCTACTCGTCTCCAGTTTACATCGCTTTCTTCAAAGGCAG GTTCGTTGGGTATCCTGGAAACTACTACACTCTGTTTGGAGTTCATAATGAAGAT TGTGGAGCGGGTGGATGTCTTATTGAGCTAGCTCAGGAGATGCTGGTCATCATGGTGGGAAAACAGCTGATCAACAACATCCAGGAGTTCATCGTCCC GAAGTTGCGGTCGTGGTGGCAGAAAAGGAAGATGAGTCCTCGGCTGAAGGAGGTGAAAGAAGAGGATGTGGAAAAGTCTCAGAAGGAGGATCAGCAGGAGGAAGATGTTTCCCCCTGGGAGGCGGACTATCAGCTGCTGGTCTGTGAGGGACTCTTCAGCGAGTACCTGGAGATGG TGATTCAGTTTGGTTTTATAACCATCTTCGTGGCGGCGTGTCCTCTCGCTCCTCTCTTCGCTCTCATTAATAACTGGGTGGAGATGAGGTTGGACGCTCAGAAGTTTGTGACTGAATATCGCCGCCCAGTGGTGGAGCGAGCTCAGGACATTGGAATCTGGTTCCCCATTCTGCAGTTCATCACACACATGGCTGTCCTCAGCAAT GCTTTCCTCATAGCGTTCACCTCTTCCTTTGTCCCTCGTCTGTACTATCGCTACACCAgagatgacacactgagtggTTATATCAATTTCACTCTGGCAACGTCACCACGCAACTACAGTCAGCAACACCAAAACACCTCCTGCAG GTATCGAGGTTTTAGAGACGAAAATGGTAAATACCTGCCGGAGTTCTTTCACCTCCTCGCCATACAACTGAGTTTCGTCGTCATCTTTGAG caTGTGGTGTTTTTCGTTGGTGGTCTGATTGACATGATGGTCCCTGACATCCCTGAGGAGGTTGAGACAAAGATCAAGAGGGAGCACTATATGGCTAAAGAGGCTCTTGCTGACAACCAG TCTTTGGGGATATCCATTATTCCTGGCGGTAAGGATAATGACGTGAGGCGGCGTGGAACTAGGccctcaccaccaccacagagCAACTCCCCCCCACCAAACCTAATGGAGATCCCTGAGGAAACCTACGCATCATGCAGTTGA